One stretch of Lemur catta isolate mLemCat1 chromosome 2, mLemCat1.pri, whole genome shotgun sequence DNA includes these proteins:
- the SLC35D3 gene encoding solute carrier family 35 member D3: MRQLCRGRVLGISVAIAHGVFSGSLNILLKFLISRYQFSFLTLVQCLTSSTAALSLELLRRLGLIAVPPFGLSLARSFAGVAVLSTLQSSLTLWSLRGLSLPMYVVFKRCLPLVTMLIGVLVLKNGAPSPGVLAAVLITTCGAALAGAGDLTGDPIGYVTGVLAVLVHAAYLVLIQKASADTEHGPLTAQYVIAVCATPLLVVCSFASTDSIHAWTFPGWKDPAMVCIFVACVLIGCAMNFTTLHCTYINSAVTTSFVGVVKSIATITVGMVAFSDVEPTSLFIAGVVVNTLGSIIYCVAKFMETRKQSNYEDLESQPRGEEALPSGDQMPFVLEELPREGGNGLSGGGEAAGGPALQREQEARGNPGRVPPVARSSEEGNKRSLKDAYLEVWRLVRGTKYMKKDYLIENEELPSP, from the exons ATGCGGCAGCTGTGCCGGGGCCGCGTGCTGGGCATCTCGGTGGCCATCGCGCACGGGGTCTTCTCGGGCTCCCTCAACATCCTGCTCAAGTTCCTCATCAGCCGCTACCAGTTCTCCTTCCTGACCCTGGTGCAGTGCCTGACCAGCTCCACCGCGGCGCTGAGCCTGGAGCTGCTGCGGCGCCTCGGGCTCATCGCGGTGCCCCCCTTCGGCCTGAGCCTGGCGCGCTCCTTCGCGGGGGTCGCCGTGCTCTCCACGCTGCAGTCCAGCCTCACACTCTGGTCCCTGCGCGGCCTCAGTCTGCCCATGTACGTGGTCTTCAAGCGCTGCCTGCCCTTGGTCACCATGCTCATCGGCGTCCTGGTGCTCAAGAACGGCGCGCCCTCGCCGGGGGTGCTCGCGGCAGTGCTCATCACCACCTGCGGCGCCGCCCTGGCAG GAGCCGGCGACCTGACGGGCGACCCCATCGGGTACGTAACGGGCGTGCTGGCGGTGCTGGTGCACGCCGCCTACCTGGTGCTCATCCAGAAGGCGAGCGCAGACACCGAGCACGGGCCGCTCACCGCGCAGTACGTCATCGCCGTCTGCGCCACCCCGCTGCTGGTCGTCTGCTCCTTCGCCAGCACCGACTCCATCCACGCCTGGACCTTCCCGGGCTGGAAGGACCCGGCCATGGTCTGCATCTTCGTGGCCTGCGTCCTGATCGGCTGCGCCATGAACTTCACCACGCTGCACTGCACCTACATCAACTCGGCCGTGACCACCAGCTTCGTGGGCGTGGTGAAGAGCATCGCCACCATCACGGTGGGCATGGTGGCCTTCAGCGACGTGGAGCCCACCTCTCTGTTCATTGCTGGCGTCGTGGTGAACACCCTGGGCTCCATCATTTACTGCGTGGCCAAATTCATGGAGACCAGAAAGCAAAGCAACTACGAGGACCTGGAGTCACAGCCCCGGGGAGAGGAGGCGCTGCCAAGTGGAGACCAGATGCCGTTCGTTCTGGAGGAGCTGCCCCGGGAGGGAGGAAATGGCCTGTCCGGAGGTGGCGAGGCAGCAGGTGGCCCCGCTCTGCAGAGGGAGCAAGAGGCAAGGGGCAACCCGGGCAGAGTCCCGCCGGTGGCTAGGAGCTCTGAGGAAGGGAACAAGAGATCATTAAAGGATGCTTACCTGGAAGTGTGGAGGTTGGTTAGGGGAACCAAGTATATGAAGAAGGATTATTTGATAGAAAATGAAGAGTTACCCAGTCCTTGA